The Saprospiraceae bacterium genome includes a window with the following:
- a CDS encoding LamG domain-containing protein, protein MKNVKVKIIQITQNQTKTLIKIYALLLVCLSASFTQAQTPNHCLHFDGNDDVVSILNFPIHIIPAGANFTTELWFYSENDPNCNLLNNSLLVGIDALGQREFEINMCSNDLYFNNTPFAPYSSNTWNHLALVHDVALNEERLYLNGNLVYTLPTVIIPPILQIALGGAIDATTQFWKGKIDEFRVWNVARTDFEISSAMNCPCKGTEDDITICMPFDQGMADDLAPLPIISSNPVFHNGQLIDFALTGSTSNYILSDAPLVYPSFANTDVMISQYFGSTLIPANEICSGDPVHFCIKNLDGSPLNISSPNTLISFQWQYLDNTVAQFTDVPTFINACFGVGPDKITIDCANNPDGYIDRKYRAMIEVEDIASGMLCIYFTEEFDMRICCPLSDAVVNVTTDLTNDLLCVGDIVNFDVSLNTPDFFVNPPGAGITIVWTYNGADISQNNQISFTHNVSSVVGTEACFEATVTNCAGKEMKYKTCLNVDLQPKCGVITENPTGTLMQLSAVPLVYEICPGDDASLEKLNASVFQDGDFVWQYSFPYSLPGVWHDLGTNNNIQNTNILPVINPPGSPYLWPPGETCVVYRIEGRPFNDPSGCDSCHTNELTICLKTPPVNDVIVGSDKFCKGSSTILALANYNSSFQHFWYWNGSYVGNGSSINADEGGCYWVVISNGCESVTTPPHCIEECEIKAVLSCPLAPNMCPNAGDMITLSACDSESNCTDPLSYSFQWSNNPGAGAVNGCQLTHNVMAGGTTYTVTVTDSNGCSNTASITLIPCN, encoded by the coding sequence ATGAAAAATGTGAAAGTCAAAATCATTCAGATTACTCAAAACCAAACAAAAACTTTAATTAAAATATATGCTTTATTACTTGTTTGCTTAAGTGCTTCATTCACTCAAGCCCAAACTCCCAATCACTGCCTTCATTTTGATGGGAATGATGATGTAGTAAGTATTTTGAATTTTCCAATACATATAATACCAGCAGGTGCTAATTTTACAACAGAGCTTTGGTTCTATTCAGAGAATGATCCAAATTGCAATTTATTGAATAATAGTTTATTAGTTGGCATAGATGCTTTAGGGCAAAGAGAATTTGAGATTAATATGTGTTCTAATGATTTATATTTTAACAATACTCCATTTGCGCCCTACAGTTCAAATACCTGGAATCATTTAGCCTTAGTGCATGATGTCGCTTTAAATGAAGAGCGTCTTTACCTAAATGGAAATCTCGTATACACGTTACCTACAGTAATAATTCCTCCAATTTTACAAATAGCGTTAGGTGGAGCTATTGACGCAACGACTCAATTCTGGAAAGGTAAAATCGATGAATTTAGGGTCTGGAATGTTGCAAGAACAGACTTTGAGATTTCATCTGCAATGAATTGTCCCTGCAAAGGAACAGAAGATGATATTACTATATGTATGCCTTTTGATCAGGGAATGGCAGATGATCTGGCGCCATTGCCAATTATTTCATCAAATCCTGTCTTTCATAATGGGCAATTAATTGATTTTGCTTTAACTGGCTCTACTTCTAATTATATATTGTCAGATGCACCCTTAGTATATCCATCATTTGCAAATACTGATGTAATGATAAGTCAGTATTTTGGTTCAACATTAATTCCGGCAAATGAAATCTGTTCCGGAGACCCTGTGCATTTTTGTATTAAAAACCTTGATGGAAGTCCTTTAAATATATCATCACCCAATACTTTGATTTCCTTTCAATGGCAATATCTGGATAATACTGTTGCCCAATTTACAGATGTACCCACATTTATAAATGCTTGTTTTGGGGTTGGCCCCGATAAGATCACTATTGATTGCGCCAACAATCCGGATGGATATATAGACAGAAAATACAGGGCTATGATTGAAGTAGAAGATATAGCTAGCGGGATGTTATGTATATATTTTACTGAAGAGTTTGACATGAGAATATGTTGTCCTTTGAGTGATGCCGTAGTCAATGTAACTACTGATTTAACAAATGATTTATTATGTGTTGGTGATATTGTAAACTTCGATGTCAGTCTCAATACCCCGGACTTTTTTGTGAATCCACCCGGTGCAGGGATTACTATTGTATGGACATATAACGGGGCTGACATTAGTCAAAACAATCAAATTTCTTTTACACATAATGTCAGCTCTGTTGTGGGTACAGAAGCTTGTTTTGAAGCAACAGTAACCAATTGTGCAGGCAAAGAGATGAAGTATAAAACTTGTCTGAATGTAGATCTTCAGCCCAAATGCGGGGTAATTACTGAAAACCCAACAGGTACTTTGATGCAGCTAAGTGCTGTACCTCTGGTTTATGAAATTTGTCCCGGGGACGATGCTTCTCTTGAGAAACTAAATGCATCAGTATTTCAGGATGGTGACTTTGTGTGGCAGTACAGCTTTCCTTATTCACTTCCCGGCGTATGGCATGACCTTGGCACAAACAACAATATTCAGAACACAAATATACTTCCTGTGATCAACCCGCCAGGTTCACCTTATCTGTGGCCGCCTGGAGAGACATGCGTTGTGTACAGAATCGAGGGAAGACCATTTAACGACCCGTCAGGATGTGATTCATGTCATACAAACGAACTGACCATTTGCCTGAAAACCCCTCCTGTAAATGATGTCATCGTTGGTAGTGACAAATTCTGTAAAGGCAGCAGCACGATACTCGCTTTAGCCAACTATAATTCATCCTTTCAGCATTTTTGGTACTGGAATGGTAGTTATGTTGGAAATGGATCGTCGATAAATGCAGATGAGGGTGGCTGCTATTGGGTCGTGATCAGCAATGGTTGTGAATCGGTGACCACTCCTCCGCATTGTATCGAAGAATGTGAAATAAAAGCTGTGCTCAGTTGCCCTTTGGCACCGAATATGTGTCCCAATGCCGGAGATATGATTACGTTGAGTGCATGTGATTCTGAGTCCAATTGTACCGATCCGCTGAGTTATAGTTTCCAATGGAGCAATAATCCCGGGGCCGGGGCAGTAAATGGTTGCCAACTGACGCATAACGTGATGGCTGGAGGTACCACCTACACAGTTACAGTCACAGACAGCAACGGTTGTAGTAATACAGCTTCCATCACATTAATACCGTGCAATTAA
- a CDS encoding histidine kinase, with product MKKWIYIIVAFFCSILYCKSQEPYHINYTSEDGLPSNEVYCVYQDTSGFMWFGTDNGVSRFDGYSFENFGLEHGLGKLEINQIIRDNNENVWFSSYYGKVYSFKENEFFPYAWNHILDYYSTKTDFVNLQHIDNKGSYYFKIKYIGILVIHSDGCEELFAPDCAVCEFILRTKSGFLLTESVHYSQQKNVSNLVNNVLKSGQRNFIYYDLEVGFGEKFVLKNEFQSSNNNQIFRINDSIGLFNLFKRTYTFYKGKLEPLFITQSIANVFYSEGNDLYIGYQNRDGLHVFRNWRHQHDFSKPEKWLNNTEVSNMIRDKSNGFWVTSVNRGIFYYPNDHIKVFKSDLTATDQRYAAVLPYEKQSVKAISHTGGFMDILQFRKVKELKIENLNNSPDIALNDEFTFSRGIKIKTNYDFLRYGYRFPSRFEKKSKSAEFYGADRYFLFKYNPETKEFDLEFDNKLHSDFIYDLKRDDENILWLATSKGLKKYNGLTLQNTVPSLQGIKTVSLDQLSTGEWVVGTKGKGIYIINVKKDSIINISTKHGLTTNVTDYVWVDDFDNIWAASLKGLNKISIQKNADYKIRHYHKQNGLPSEEILMVRTQDSLVWVGTANGVACFYDTDDAYLTFKPEITRMYVNGKPASDLQNLNSDDDNIRFELRNFDFNFGNKVRYRYKLNTNKSWTAQSSNLLNFISLSPGKYMLEIQAENKDNIWSESLMIPFTIHKPWWLTWPFLLFVVIMIVVLTSVYYRSRLFVIRTEQVLKNQMLTYEKQALLAQMNPHFIFNAFSAIQFYINTKATKKADDYLTDFSYLIRKILDNSNKKDILLSEEIKLIRLYTELEEKRFDHKFETIFFVDDEIDADATRLPCMLVQPLVENAINHGLMHLTQRRGKLQISFRDLNGSLRIEVEDNGVGMEKSKDTSLHKMFDSYGLKLLKDRITSYHNSGEYFITLSHEDLFDDNVPGGTRFILDIVKGQN from the coding sequence TTGAAAAAGTGGATATACATCATAGTTGCTTTTTTTTGCTCCATACTATACTGTAAATCTCAGGAGCCATATCATATTAATTATACATCTGAAGACGGACTGCCTAGTAACGAAGTCTATTGTGTCTATCAGGATACATCAGGATTTATGTGGTTTGGCACTGACAATGGCGTAAGCAGATTCGACGGGTATAGTTTTGAAAATTTCGGTCTGGAGCATGGTTTGGGAAAACTGGAAATCAATCAAATAATTAGGGATAATAATGAAAATGTATGGTTTAGCAGTTATTATGGTAAAGTGTATTCTTTTAAAGAAAATGAGTTTTTCCCATATGCATGGAATCATATTTTAGATTATTACAGCACAAAAACAGACTTTGTCAACCTTCAACACATTGACAATAAAGGTTCCTATTATTTCAAAATAAAATATATAGGTATTCTGGTGATTCATTCCGATGGCTGTGAAGAATTATTTGCACCTGATTGTGCAGTTTGTGAATTTATTTTAAGAACAAAATCCGGATTTTTACTTACAGAATCTGTCCATTATTCGCAGCAAAAAAATGTTTCAAATCTTGTAAATAATGTTTTGAAATCCGGCCAACGCAATTTTATTTATTATGATTTAGAAGTTGGGTTTGGTGAAAAATTTGTTTTGAAAAATGAATTTCAATCATCCAATAACAACCAGATATTTCGGATAAATGATTCGATTGGATTATTTAATCTGTTTAAACGAACATATACATTCTATAAAGGTAAGCTGGAACCTTTGTTCATTACACAGTCAATAGCGAATGTTTTCTATAGTGAAGGTAACGATTTATACATAGGGTATCAGAACAGAGATGGGTTACATGTATTTCGTAATTGGCGGCATCAGCATGATTTTTCAAAACCTGAAAAATGGCTAAATAACACGGAGGTAAGTAATATGATTAGAGACAAAAGTAATGGTTTTTGGGTGACCAGTGTCAACAGGGGTATTTTTTATTATCCAAATGATCATATTAAAGTTTTTAAATCCGACTTAACAGCAACAGATCAGAGATATGCTGCTGTATTGCCTTATGAAAAACAAAGTGTAAAGGCCATTAGTCATACAGGTGGATTTATGGATATCCTGCAATTCAGGAAAGTTAAGGAATTAAAAATTGAAAATTTAAATAATAGCCCGGATATTGCTTTGAATGATGAATTTACTTTCTCACGGGGTATAAAAATAAAGACCAATTATGATTTTTTAAGATACGGTTATCGGTTTCCCAGCAGATTTGAAAAAAAATCAAAATCAGCTGAATTTTATGGAGCGGACAGATATTTTTTGTTTAAATACAATCCCGAAACGAAAGAGTTTGACCTGGAATTTGATAACAAACTGCATAGTGATTTTATATATGATTTGAAAAGAGATGACGAAAATATATTGTGGTTAGCGACGAGTAAAGGATTGAAAAAATATAATGGTCTGACTTTGCAAAACACCGTACCGTCGCTTCAGGGTATTAAAACAGTTTCTTTAGATCAACTTTCAACAGGTGAATGGGTGGTGGGAACTAAAGGTAAAGGCATTTATATCATTAATGTAAAAAAAGACAGTATTATAAACATCAGCACTAAGCATGGATTGACAACTAATGTGACAGACTATGTGTGGGTCGATGATTTTGATAATATATGGGCTGCTTCATTAAAAGGTCTGAATAAAATAAGTATTCAAAAAAACGCAGATTATAAAATAAGGCATTACCACAAGCAAAACGGATTGCCGTCTGAAGAAATCCTCATGGTGAGAACACAGGATTCTTTGGTGTGGGTAGGAACAGCAAATGGTGTTGCTTGCTTTTATGATACAGATGATGCTTATTTAACATTTAAGCCGGAAATCACCAGAATGTATGTAAATGGTAAACCTGCATCAGATTTACAAAATTTAAATAGTGATGATGACAATATCAGATTTGAACTGAGAAATTTTGATTTTAATTTTGGTAATAAAGTCAGATACAGATACAAATTGAATACTAATAAATCATGGACTGCACAATCGAGTAATTTACTCAACTTTATAAGTTTATCTCCGGGGAAATATATGCTTGAAATACAGGCAGAAAACAAAGATAATATCTGGAGTGAATCATTAATGATACCGTTTACCATTCATAAGCCCTGGTGGCTGACATGGCCGTTTTTATTATTTGTGGTCATTATGATTGTAGTATTAACGTCTGTTTATTACCGATCCAGATTATTTGTAATAAGAACTGAGCAGGTACTTAAAAACCAGATGCTTACATACGAAAAACAGGCTCTATTGGCTCAGATGAACCCCCACTTTATATTCAATGCTTTCAGTGCTATACAATTTTATATCAATACCAAAGCTACTAAAAAAGCGGATGATTATCTGACAGATTTCAGCTATCTGATCCGAAAAATATTGGACAACTCAAATAAAAAAGATATTCTACTCAGTGAAGAAATTAAGTTGATCCGATTATATACCGAGCTGGAAGAAAAACGATTTGATCATAAATTTGAAACGATCTTTTTTGTGGATGATGAAATTGATGCAGATGCTACCCGATTGCCCTGTATGCTCGTGCAGCCTTTGGTGGAGAACGCCATCAATCACGGGTTGATGCACCTGACTCAGCGGAGAGGGAAGCTGCAGATCAGTTTCCGGGATCTGAACGGCTCTCTGCGTATTGAAGTGGAAGATAATGGCGTCGGTATGGAAAAATCAAAAGATACATCATTGCACAAGATGTTTGATTCGTACGGATTAAAGCTGCTCAAAGACAGAATCACATCTTACCATAACTCAGGTGAATATTTCATCACTCTATCTCATGAAGATTTATTTGATGACAACGTTCCGGGCGGTACCCGATTTATCCTGGATATCGTGAAGGGGCAAAATTGA
- a CDS encoding response regulator transcription factor, with protein MYKVIIIDDESKPREVLSIKIREECPMLEIVAAAASAQEGYELCRMHHPDIVFLDVSMPNESGFDFIKKFDAIPFEVIFATAYQEFAIEAFKVSAVGYLLKPVKSEELVKAVNTAIDHLNFKYSAQKYAALTHNIKPNNQTKKRIVIPCSDRYEFVDIEQIVICESSDKYTYIHINDGRKILSSQYLGFYKNILEEFGFFVPHKSFVINMNYVVSLTLEDEILFKNSTLKVPLARRRKADFLHEISINKSH; from the coding sequence ATGTACAAAGTTATTATCATCGATGATGAATCCAAACCCAGAGAAGTCCTTTCCATAAAAATCAGGGAGGAGTGTCCGATGCTTGAAATTGTTGCTGCCGCCGCCTCGGCACAGGAAGGATATGAACTTTGCCGGATGCACCATCCCGATATTGTTTTTCTGGATGTAAGTATGCCCAATGAATCCGGTTTTGATTTTATAAAAAAATTTGACGCTATTCCATTTGAAGTGATATTCGCTACGGCTTATCAGGAGTTTGCCATAGAAGCTTTTAAAGTTTCGGCTGTCGGTTATTTGCTGAAGCCGGTCAAATCCGAAGAGTTGGTTAAAGCAGTAAATACTGCTATAGACCACCTTAATTTTAAATATTCCGCCCAGAAATATGCTGCCCTAACTCATAATATTAAACCAAATAATCAGACTAAAAAACGTATAGTTATACCATGCAGTGACCGATATGAATTTGTTGATATTGAGCAAATTGTGATATGTGAATCATCTGATAAATACACTTATATCCATATCAATGATGGTCGTAAAATATTAAGTTCTCAATATCTGGGTTTTTATAAAAATATACTGGAAGAGTTTGGGTTTTTTGTACCTCATAAGTCTTTTGTCATCAATATGAATTATGTTGTTTCTTTGACTTTGGAGGATGAGATATTATTTAAAAATTCTACGTTAAAGGTGCCTTTGGCCAGAAGACGGAAGGCTGATTTTTTGCATGAGATTTCAATAAATAAGAGTCATTGA
- a CDS encoding T9SS type A sorting domain-containing protein, with product MNKNIINPWLVFFLLINMNGYLISQDLSFPICGYDHVLHINDSLYPGYRDNVNRHFDFVQRHILLAKNRSEDVFKIPVVIHVVWKNEEENLSDEIIQSQIEVMNEDFRLLNSDKDNIRSIFKDRQSDAGIEFELKEIKRVKTNSNFALSLTGLPDNVKRPANGGSAAVNPDRHLNIWICRIQPIPFIGGQILGYAYPPAGLDNWPDGVSAPSPDLDGVVIDYRAVGKNNPYPISIGGTTIFSEGRTATHEIGHYLGLRHIWGDGGGIFGGESCSEDDGIKDTPNQGRQSPFNCDKSQNTCTDPTGDEPDMIENYMDYSDQLCQNSFTKGQIDHMRSVIMLKRQGIISSEINTELAKSPFVSPNPSRDIFNVYLPDYFTDSDVKIYITDINGRLLNIQQNQKQQNLTIDLSAHPAGIYVLSTVNQNFLHTIRLIKIND from the coding sequence ATGAACAAAAACATAATTAATCCATGGCTTGTGTTCTTCCTGTTGATAAATATGAATGGTTATTTGATTTCACAGGATTTATCATTTCCTATCTGCGGTTATGATCACGTATTACATATTAATGACAGCCTTTATCCGGGTTACAGAGATAACGTAAACCGGCATTTTGACTTCGTACAAAGACACATTCTTCTTGCAAAAAACCGCTCTGAAGATGTTTTTAAAATTCCGGTTGTCATTCATGTTGTTTGGAAAAATGAAGAAGAAAACCTTTCTGATGAAATCATTCAATCACAGATAGAGGTAATGAATGAAGATTTCAGACTTCTCAATTCTGATAAAGACAACATCAGGTCCATCTTTAAAGATCGCCAAAGTGATGCCGGCATTGAGTTTGAACTCAAAGAAATAAAACGTGTAAAAACCAATTCAAACTTCGCACTTTCCCTTACAGGTCTCCCGGATAATGTCAAAAGACCTGCTAATGGAGGCAGTGCTGCAGTCAATCCTGATCGACATTTAAATATCTGGATATGCAGAATTCAACCTATTCCTTTCATCGGAGGTCAGATTCTGGGATATGCATATCCTCCTGCCGGATTAGACAACTGGCCCGATGGTGTATCTGCTCCTTCTCCTGATCTGGATGGTGTTGTTATTGATTACAGAGCAGTTGGCAAGAACAATCCCTATCCCATCTCCATAGGAGGAACTACCATTTTTAGTGAAGGAAGGACAGCAACTCATGAAATCGGCCACTACCTCGGACTTCGTCATATCTGGGGCGATGGTGGCGGGATTTTTGGCGGTGAGAGTTGCTCTGAAGATGATGGAATAAAGGATACTCCAAACCAAGGCAGACAATCTCCTTTTAATTGTGACAAATCCCAAAACACATGCACAGATCCAACGGGTGACGAACCGGATATGATTGAAAATTATATGGATTATTCAGATCAGCTCTGTCAGAATTCCTTTACAAAGGGCCAGATAGACCATATGCGTTCAGTGATCATGCTAAAGCGGCAGGGAATAATCAGTTCAGAAATAAATACTGAACTTGCAAAAAGTCCGTTTGTTTCACCCAATCCTTCAAGAGATATCTTCAATGTTTATTTACCGGATTATTTTACGGATTCTGATGTAAAAATTTATATAACTGACATCAATGGCAGATTGTTAAATATACAACAAAACCAAAAACAACAGAACTTAACGATTGACTTATCAGCACATCCAGCCGGAATTTATGTGCTCAGTACAGTAAACCAAAACTTTCTGCACACCATCCGTTTGATCAAAATCAATGATTAA
- a CDS encoding YfcC family protein, translating into MIKQKKFSFPHPAVMLFGILILAALMSYIIPAGKYERILLDSRETVVAGSYKIIESTPLSLMDLFMCLPLGFKSAVDIIFIVLASGIMFGFLEYSKSFENAIGVMVHRFGKAKKYLLVVVMTFVFGALGVFVGYENNIAMIPIAALLSLAIGGDLILAAGISVGAVTIGFGLSPFNPYTIGTGQKLAELPLFSGAVLRSVLCLFSLSVLAWYNVRYFKTAQVDPSKSLGIDLDTSGLSLSKPLDSYVISNRNKLVLLAFMSALGVILYGVFVHKWFINQISAIFCMLAVVIGLINRNSGQQFGSIILKSVSVVAPGAFMVGFATSIKVALETGQINDTIAESMALSLSHLPLYLAGAGMAMAQTLMNFLIPSGSGQALATLPVMIPAGEVIGLTRQTIVLAYQVGDGISNLINPALGGLIAMLSMSRVPFDRWLKFIFPVFSIIYIISLIFVMFSVMIQYGPF; encoded by the coding sequence ATGATTAAACAAAAGAAGTTTTCATTTCCGCATCCGGCAGTGATGCTTTTCGGGATATTGATTCTGGCAGCTCTGATGAGTTATATTATACCCGCCGGCAAGTATGAAAGAATACTTTTGGATAGCCGAGAAACTGTTGTGGCAGGTTCATACAAAATCATTGAATCCACCCCACTTTCGTTGATGGATCTTTTTATGTGTTTGCCATTAGGATTTAAGTCAGCAGTAGATATTATTTTTATAGTCTTAGCCAGTGGAATCATGTTTGGTTTTTTGGAATACTCAAAATCTTTTGAAAATGCCATTGGCGTCATGGTGCATCGATTCGGAAAAGCAAAAAAATATTTACTCGTTGTAGTGATGACATTTGTTTTCGGAGCATTGGGTGTATTTGTGGGTTATGAAAATAATATTGCTATGATTCCGATTGCAGCATTGTTGAGTCTGGCTATCGGGGGAGATTTGATTTTGGCTGCAGGTATTTCAGTAGGTGCTGTCACCATTGGATTTGGGCTATCGCCATTCAATCCATACACTATAGGAACGGGTCAAAAACTTGCAGAGTTACCATTATTCTCCGGAGCTGTCTTGCGTAGTGTGCTTTGTCTTTTTTCATTGTCTGTACTGGCATGGTATAATGTAAGATATTTTAAAACAGCACAGGTTGACCCATCAAAAAGTTTAGGCATTGATTTGGATACATCCGGATTAAGTCTTTCAAAGCCCCTGGATTCTTATGTTATTTCCAACAGAAACAAATTAGTTTTGCTGGCTTTTATGTCCGCTCTGGGCGTCATTCTCTATGGAGTATTTGTGCATAAATGGTTTATAAATCAGATTTCTGCTATTTTTTGTATGTTGGCTGTAGTCATTGGGTTGATCAATCGAAATTCCGGACAACAATTTGGATCCATTATTCTGAAATCAGTGTCCGTAGTAGCTCCCGGTGCCTTTATGGTGGGTTTTGCGACGTCCATAAAAGTCGCATTGGAAACAGGACAAATAAATGATACTATTGCCGAAAGCATGGCTCTAAGTCTTTCTCACCTTCCACTATATCTGGCAGGTGCAGGTATGGCAATGGCCCAGACACTTATGAATTTTCTGATTCCTTCCGGTAGCGGACAAGCTTTGGCTACGCTTCCCGTTATGATTCCTGCTGGTGAAGTAATCGGACTGACCCGTCAGACAATTGTGCTGGCATATCAGGTAGGTGATGGAATCTCCAATCTGATTAATCCTGCTCTGGGAGGGCTGATTGCGATGCTGAGTATGAGTAGAGTACCCTTCGACAGATGGCTAAAATTTATTTTCCCGGTTTTTTCAATTATCTACATTATATCATTGATTTTTGTGATGTTTAGTGTAATGATTCAATACGGACCTTTTTAG
- a CDS encoding EI24 domain-containing protein, translated as MTQQILQIISVFLSSLGDKKKSAFRFLMISGLIGLTLLCVFIYLSFQLSSFAGEYLTSLVPWPWAKESIFLTLVIGIAVLVVFFMLFKYLLLIALSPILSLVSEKAEKQYSGQLAGAGFSMMHSAGRSVRVNMRNMIREAVITVLLLIAGLIPVLNFVALPMVFLVQAYFTGFGIMDYYLERHFDFKGTIKIVYNQKWAAITLGSIFIILFAIPVLGIMIAPYLTTVAATKYFIQKGIPETVIGNDE; from the coding sequence ATGACCCAACAAATACTCCAGATTATTAGTGTGTTTTTATCTTCGTTGGGAGATAAGAAAAAATCAGCATTTCGATTTCTGATGATATCCGGCCTGATTGGACTTACGCTCCTTTGTGTATTTATTTATTTATCATTCCAGTTGTCTTCATTTGCTGGTGAATACCTGACTTCGCTGGTGCCATGGCCATGGGCAAAGGAATCTATTTTTTTAACTTTGGTTATTGGCATCGCAGTGCTGGTGGTATTTTTTATGCTTTTCAAATATTTATTGCTCATTGCACTCTCCCCTATCCTGAGCCTGGTTTCTGAAAAAGCAGAAAAGCAATATTCCGGTCAACTGGCCGGAGCAGGATTTTCCATGATGCATTCAGCAGGAAGGAGTGTTCGGGTAAATATGCGAAATATGATTCGGGAAGCTGTCATTACTGTATTACTTCTGATTGCCGGATTAATTCCTGTTTTGAATTTTGTGGCTTTGCCTATGGTATTTTTGGTGCAGGCATATTTTACGGGTTTTGGGATTATGGATTATTATTTGGAAAGACACTTTGACTTTAAGGGAACAATAAAAATAGTCTATAACCAGAAATGGGCTGCTATCACATTGGGAAGTATCTTTATAATATTATTTGCTATTCCTGTCTTAGGAATTATGATAGCTCCTTACTTAACGACGGTAGCAGCTACTAAATATTTTATTCAAAAAGGAATACCGGAGACAGTTATAGGAAATGACGAATGA